TCCCCCCCTCACGACCATCAACACATTCTGGGCCATTATCATGTAGCCGAAAAAAAGCATATTGAAGATGCCATTTCCAATTGTTTGGAATCCAGGAATGCTTGGGCAAACCTGACCTGGGAGCAACGGGCTGCAGTTTTTCTAAAAGCGGCCGAACTTATTGCCGGACCATACAGGGCAAAAATCAACGCTGCCACCATGTTGGCGCAGTCAAAAACCATCCATCAAGCGGAGATTGATTCCGCCTGTGAACTTATCGACTTTCTTAGATTCAATGTGGAATATATGTCCCAAATTTATGAGGAGCAACCCTATTCCTCCGAAGGCATCTGGAACCGCGTGGAATATAGGCCTCTAGAAGGCTTCGTTTATGCCATAACACCGTTCAACTTTACGGCCATTGCCGGAAATCTGCCGGCTAGTGCCGCCATGATGGGGAACGTAGTGGTATGGAAACCTAGTGACAGCCAAATATTCTCAGCGAAAGTAATTGTGGACATATTTAAAGAAGCCGGTTTGCCGGATGGTGTTATCAATGTGGTGTATGGGGATCCGGTAATGATAACCGAAACAATATTGGCCAGTCCTGATTTTTCTGGTATTCATTTTACAGGATCAACACATGTATTCAAGGAACTTTGGAAACAAATTGGCAATAATATCCACATATACAAAACCTATCCAAGGATCGTAGGGGAAACTGGGGGTAAGGATTTTATAATTGCGCATCCTACGGCAAAACCAAAGCAAGTTGCTACGGCAATCACTCGGGGGGCTTTTGAATTCCAAGGACAGAAATGTAGTGCCGCTTCAAGGGTATATCTACCAAAATCGACTTCTAAGGAGATTCTTGATCAGGTTAAAAAAGATGTGGAATCGTTTAACAAACCAGGTTCTCCTGAAAATATGGGCAATTTTATCACCGCCGTCATTCATGAAGGTTCTTTTGATAAACTAGCAAAATATATCGATCAAGCAAAAAATGATAAGGAAGCAGAAATCATTGTTGGCGGAGGATATGATAAATCAAAAGGATATTTCATAGAACCTACAGTTATTTTAACTACAAACCCGCATTATACCACCATGGAAACAGAGCTTTTTGGCCCAGTGGTAACTGTATATGTTTACGAAGACACAGAATGGTCCAAAACATTGGAGTTGGTAGATAGTACTTCGGAATATGCATTAACCGGAGCCGTACTTTCTCAAGACAGGTATGCAATAGATGAGGCCACCAAGACATTGCAAAATTGTGCGGGAAACTTTTACATAAACGATAAACCAACCGGAGCCGTAGTAGGCCAACAACCTTTTGGTGGTGCTAGAGCTTCTGGAACCAACGATAAGGCAGGGTCGGCACAAAATCTATTAAGATGGGTCTCCCCAAGATTGATAAAGGAGACGTTTATAACACCAGAAGATTACAGATACCCCTTTTTAGGTTAAGTATTTGAATTTTAATAAACTAAGGTCCAATTAACAAAGATTTTGATTACATTTAAGAGGTGTTTTTGGAAAATCTGGAAACACCTTCAACCTTAAAAAACACTATAATGAAAAA
The nucleotide sequence above comes from Maribacter algicola. Encoded proteins:
- the pruA gene encoding L-glutamate gamma-semialdehyde dehydrogenase — encoded protein: MGKGFFQVPAAINEPIKSYAPGTPERDEVLKQYKSYYNSTIDVPMYIGRNEVRTGNTKPMSPPHDHQHILGHYHVAEKKHIEDAISNCLESRNAWANLTWEQRAAVFLKAAELIAGPYRAKINAATMLAQSKTIHQAEIDSACELIDFLRFNVEYMSQIYEEQPYSSEGIWNRVEYRPLEGFVYAITPFNFTAIAGNLPASAAMMGNVVVWKPSDSQIFSAKVIVDIFKEAGLPDGVINVVYGDPVMITETILASPDFSGIHFTGSTHVFKELWKQIGNNIHIYKTYPRIVGETGGKDFIIAHPTAKPKQVATAITRGAFEFQGQKCSAASRVYLPKSTSKEILDQVKKDVESFNKPGSPENMGNFITAVIHEGSFDKLAKYIDQAKNDKEAEIIVGGGYDKSKGYFIEPTVILTTNPHYTTMETELFGPVVTVYVYEDTEWSKTLELVDSTSEYALTGAVLSQDRYAIDEATKTLQNCAGNFYINDKPTGAVVGQQPFGGARASGTNDKAGSAQNLLRWVSPRLIKETFITPEDYRYPFLG